gtgtgtgtgtgtgtatgtgtgtgtgtgtttgtgtgtatgtgtccTATTTCTGTCTTGTTTCGAGTTGGCGCTTGGCAACGCCGATGCTTTTCCAAATTGAACGACAAAATATCAGAAATCCCCCCGCAAAGTCCggcgtacacacacaaaaaaaaataaaaaatggaacgCGGACGCGGACGGGAATACAAAGATCGGACTTTTCAGTGAGTATAAACCACACACgttgagaaacaaaacaaaaaaaaaaaaaaaagaaaaaaagaacatccTTTTTACTTTgcacttttttccccttttttctcctttcgatAATAAATAGAGATCATAAAAAAGTTGTCTGCGCTATCATAAAAATGGGCTGCCAAATCCGAGCTGGCTATGTCGAGATCGATGATCGATAACCAAGTAAAGAGCTTTTCCCTCCTAAGATAATTACATATATATCTAGACggggttgttgtgtgtgtgtatagactaCCGAGAGTGCCGGTATGGAGGTGGGACACACACTCTATAAGGAGGCAGGCGAATGGGAAATGTAATCTAAAAGAAGCCGTATACACTTAAAGTCGTTATCGGCGACGTCTCAGTATCAACATAAAAAGGCGTAGGAAGGAAAACGCCtacaggaaaaggaaaaaaaaataagaaaattaatgtCGATAATGGAACGGAGAATTCTCCTTGGGCTGTCATCAATTCGCTAACGACGATTCGCGTTATTACTTCCTACTTGTGACTGATTAAGACGATAATAAGATCGACGATGGGAATACTATTTGCCCCAATAAAATGCCGACGTCAACCGCACGCTCAGCTAGCGGCGAACTGATGACGCAAGACTATGTGCGACTctaggaatttttgtttttttgtgtctaaAAATAAGCGGCAATCGAACGACGACGGCCTCTATCCATCTTCCGAGCGGGCCGGGactagttgttgttgttgttgtgtcggGGGGAAGTTGGTGGGCGGTTGTACAACACATCCGTTTTTGCAAGGACACGAGAAGAGTTCCCTCGCACCCgagcgaaagaaaaattagtaGGCCTTTGGGCAAGGACATAAGAGTTAACAAAcccacacagacagacagaccaaaaaagagatttatAACACACCACACCAAcaacggcacacacacacagagagagagagagagagacacacacacttacCCGGTCGCATTGGATCGGCTGGCTGAGTGCCAACTCGATGATGTTGAACTGCGGCCATGGGGGCGGCTGGGACCGCAGGGGCGACCTGACTCTTCTCCACTTTGGTCGCTTGATCTGCTCTCGACGGACcacagtttttgttttcggatTGGTtcaattttggtggtggtggtggtggtggtggtggttgtatTGGGAATCggatttttcgttcaaacGGCACACATCAGGatggaagagagaagagacgcACAAGATGAGCGACAAAATCGGTCTCCAAATTGTCAATAATTATAACGCTTAGTCTGAGGTGAGGAACTAGAAAGGAAACTGCACAACTAAAAAGACGGGATGGATTTTGGGCAGTCACgggaatttaaaaacaaaaaaaaagaaatgaaatcggAAAACGAGAGACGAACACGAGAAGAGAGTCTTGGGTCTTGTCGGCTCCTCGACTGGAACACTCAAACGCAAACGCGGGAGAGACTAGAGAGAACGCGCGATGCTTTTTAAAAGGTCCGGTTAGAAGGTGAGTAGGCCGTTAAGTAatcagaaagagagagagagagttaaaaatgaaaaaatctttgtcaaaagttaaaaagctGCCGCCCTGCAAAAATAGTTAGTTGGTGCGTGCCGTGCCGTGTAAGACGTAGGAGGTCAAGTCACTCCCCCGTTGGAATTTGGAGGGGATCGCAGGAAGATGCTGTCGTTACCTGGAACGGCGGTGCGGAGGATCGCGCTAAGGATGGCCGGTTTGTTGAtaccgccgccgctgccgccgccgccagaAGCGGACGACGGCAAGGGTGTGGCAGCCGTCAACGAGGCAAGAGCTTTGGCCATCATCGCTGCTTCGGCACTAGCCCTTTGCGTTGCATTCGCTGCGGTCCCAGTGCCAACTGCATCTGGCGCCGTTGAGCTCGACTGGCAGGAGGCGACTCCGCCGTCCGCCAAACTCGGTTGCGTCACTGTGCCCCCGCCCATCGTCATTTTAaggattttggttttttgttgtttttgtttcgattgtttgtttgttttttgttttttcggtaTTTGGAAGGGAAAAGCGCGAAATAtgaaggggagaaaagaagaagaaaataataaattcagtGGGACAATTGCCAGATCGCGAGTAGAGGACCCACTCACTTACCTATAACCtcagtacacacacaaagtgtACCTGTACGGatatgtttattttaaaagggtagggggggggggggacattgaagaaaatcgatccAGCCAGCAGGAAGTCGATCTCTAACTtgttttgctttaaaaaaaaaaatttccacgaTTTACTGGTTCACGACGCgcgaacaaacaacaaataaattccAACACGTACACTAACccatgaaaaaaagaaagggggcGGGGTCTAGAATGAAAGATTGTAagcattcctttttttttttatcctatTTTCAATCAAGAGTAATAAGCCGAGGAAATAATAGGACGAAAATGGCGTGGCCGTCATCGATAAACGTGACCCGagttcgaaacaaaaaaaaaaaaaaatcccgatttggttttgaattcatttgatGGATTGTTTCTTAATAAATCAGTTGATTTGTATGGATTCCCTGATCGTCTAGACGCGAGTTGTTTCAGTCATTGGTGGGAGAGGTGGGAGTTGGGCGTATCAAGTCGaatggaaaaagaatcaaaaaagaaacaaaacccCAAGACctacaaatgttttttgtctgcgtttgtgtgttgttgtacttttttttaacgtttgtGTTATTTTGGCGTGTGTTTCTTTTGGCGTGTGAGAagtgaaggaaaaaagatttgaagaaaaaactcaaaaaacaGATCAAAGCCGAAATTAAACACGTACCTTCAGGCTCTTTGGCGATGACGGTCGAACTGCGATCCACCACTCCCTTGGACTTTTCTTCAAGTCGATTGCAAACGTCGCAATAAGCACATGGCGagcaaaagataaaaaaaggaaagtcaaAAGAGAGCGAGCAAAATAGTCGTTAACAgccatgagaaaaaaaataaataaataaaagaggcATCACAAGTGACATGAACAGAGACCGGTCAGACAATTCGACCGTTATTTTCTCGAAAGTATCTCCAATGCAGCGAGAAATGATTTGGCGAAGATAAAAAGGAAGCCAGATCGAAGAGAAGAATATCAGATATTTCGGAAATAGGAGCCATTTGGGCATGTTACTCAGAATGTTATATAAGTCTGTGTAACGGTTGTaattaaaatgtgtaatgTTACCTTTGACGTCATCCTCTTCGATCGTCGTGCTGCTATCGGTTGACTCCTTGACGTTGGAACCGTCGCTCTTCTTGTTGATGATGCTCCGGCCtggagacaaaaaaaaaataacacaatcATCAGTTATGTTGAAAAGCCGATTCGCGTATTGATGGATGGTTTAAGCTACAGAGTCAAAAGTGTAAATATTTACTGGAAAAGTTCCGCGTAGCCAACATTGTCGTCAAAATGGCGCCCTGTTGACGAGatcatttgaaaattagaaatgatcATTAGATGGAAATGACGgacgaattttatttatttttttgtttttgtttttacttttaactTGCGGCGGGCGTTGAATTTCTTGAGGCAGTCGACTGTCTCCTGTCTGTGGACCACACTGGCAACACGTTCTCGTTGCTAAATGACGgggttaaaattaaattgcatTCAATTAAGAgaagaatcaataaaaaaaaagacaggtCGAGATGTATTACGCAGATCCATGGGTGTTTAAGGGCTTCGGCGGCCGTGATGCGCTTGGCAGGATTGACAGTCAACATCTGATTGATGAGATTTTTGGCTTCTGGTGTCACCGTGTCCCATTCCGGTGACGGATACTATGACGACAACaagagacaaagaaaaagaagcttgCGTCATTTCAAAATTGGCGGACGTGAGTCGCATTTTCAGTCGAATTTTTACATCGTAAGCTCCAGCTTTGATCTGTGCGTACAATCGATGCTGGTCCTCATCCCAGAACGGCGGGTATCCAACCAATAAAATGTACAGAATCACACCTATAATTTGGCGgagggggaaacaaaaaacgggaTTAGAATTCTTTGGATATTTTCCAAACTGATTTATTAATCGAGTTAGCCACTGAAGATTAACTCAGCAACATACCGCAAGCCCAGATATCCACAGGTTTCCCGTAAGGCTCCTTCTTGAGCACCTCTGGGGACAGGTATCCGGGCGTTCCAGCGAAGCCTGTCATCGTTTTCCAAAGACCCCAAAAATAGATTTCAGATTAGCTGCACACAAAGTTCATCTTCATTATATGTATATCGCGCCGTGACGTCATCCCATAAACGTCAGTCGACTTTTAATAATCCCCCAAAGAAGAGCAATTTTCGGCCAGCTCCTTTTCGGCCgttattgattttgattttttcaacagtTCCAACTACAACTCCATAAGCGTCGTATATAGCCGTATCGTTtacttcttttatattattcatGGCAAGTTGCATTGGCTTCTCTCCTACACTTATTAGGGGGCGAACCGTTTCGATTTTCCCCTTCTCTCAACCAGTGTAAGTAATTCAAAGACAATGCTGAATAACAGAAAGTTCCGCCCCGATGGGATTGAGGGCACTAAATTCACTATTCCTGGCTGTTGTTGCCATGGGCCGCACCGAGTGATTGTTACACACAGCGCAAATATATCAAAGAAATAAgactaaaaagaaatagactTTAAATGAAGAAGACCGGATGAGAAACTTACCGAACCAGGCTTGCTGTTCGCCCTGAACTTCAATGGCCAGACCAAAGTCGGCCAACTTGACTGCGGCTCCTTTGGCTTTGCTGGCCAGGAGCAGATTTTCCGGCTGGAAGGAGACGAGAGCGATCGTGACAGGTCATCCAATgaaaataagggaaaaaaaaacgattatagtattttgtcatttttaagaaataaatattcgAGTGAAATCGACAAGCGGAAATCTCCCAAGGACAAatgcaaataaatcaaagccGGAAAACACGGGAAATAACCGGGAGATTTGAAAACTGATTTATAATATTATTAAGAATGGGGGGGAAAACGATGAAAGATTTCGGATATCCATTACTGAGCTTTTCAGAGAGCAGTTGCTGCTGGTTGCTTCCATTATTAAAAACCTTGAAATAGATCCGGATAGGGGctactactctctctctctctagaaaCTTTGTGTTCTATATAAACCAGTGGTGGAGAGACACCTGGTTCAGCAGACATATGTGATTCATTGATCGTATCTTTCCTGCATGCAGGCCATAATTCAAGTGCAATACGgtgcaaaagaagaaaaaaaaatggagccaaaaaacttaaattatGTCCCTAGAGGGAAGATagagtactactactacgctTTTATGCTTTATTGGATAATAGAGATCTggccgtctttttttttctggttcgGCGGtggtggctggctggctgcacCGTTGCGGCAGCTCTTTCCAACGCGCCCGCGCGTTTCCATCCGGCAAGACAGCCAAGATTGATTGAATCTCTATAtgcgagcgagagagagagagagagagagcgagtgATGCAAGTAAATAGTATGCGCGCGTTTGGGAGACGGAGGCAGGAAGAGTTTCACTATGGCCGCCAAGAGGGGAATGAGAAAGGCCGTCCAGCCAtagagatggagagagagagaagagagccTACGCCAGCTCAATACGGCTGATTGGATTGAGCTAGAAGCACTTtgatgcagcagcagaagcagcagaagcagcagcagcataaaGAGAACCAAAGTCAAAGatatcaatgaaaaagtaaacttgagaaaaaagggaggatGGCTCTCTAGCTCAGACGTCGGCTGTGTATCGCACAAACTACCCCTCCGTATGTCTAGAGCAGCAGGATCGAGTTGCATGTAGATGTGAGATATCGATCTGATTTGTCCACATTTCCCTCTCCCCAGAGTGTCTACCATCCACTATGtaacaaaagggggaaaattgCTGGaattagcagcagcagcagcagcagcagcagcagcagcagcagcagcagcagcagcagccaagagAGATTTCCAGTCGGCGGGGCTTGTCGGGTATATGATAATCATTGTGTGATTCAAATACTACATAGTGTGATTCTATAGATAGACTAGATCCCCATCCCTTTCGCAATGATAATGAATCAATTGAAACAgacggaggggggggggctcaTTTCACCTTGAGATCCCTGTGAACGACGCCGTTTTGGTGACAATGGTTGACGCTCTCCAAAATCTGTTGGATGCAGTGCGACGCATCGGCTTCGCTGTAGAATTCGCGGGCAACGATGTCCTCGAAGAGTTCGCCGCCCGTCACACTGGAGAAAAGAGGGCGCAAAGGAATAATCATTAGGACAGCCATTGACTTGCACTTTTGACGGTCTACTTACAGGTCGAATACGAGGTAATGAAAGCTCTCCTCCTGTATACTGTCGTGGAGTCGAACTGCCAGCGCcagaaatcaataaagaaaccaaagaaaaaaccaagaaaCAAGAGACATTTAATTGATGGCGACAAACAAGAGAAATCAATACTAGCTATAcaaaattgaaggaaaaataaaatacaaaaaaaaaacaccaaggCCTCCCAAACTAAACACAATCTatgcaaaaaaaggaaaacaaaaatgaattatttttatcaaatttctctcgacgtaaaataaaaatgtttattagaCGACACACGAAAATTTGTCTCGCATCGCCAACATCAATCCGGGAAACCAACGACCGACTTTGTCACGGCAGCAACAGGTCCCCCAACCTCCCACCGGGGAAGAGGGAGGGGGGTCTACTACAtaacgactgctgctgctgttataaTAATGACAAAAGACTTTTTTAGCTGCATCAATTCAGAGTCTATATAGCTTATAAGACAGGGCCCAGCAGGGCTGAAATGGCTCAGTCCCGGGATGGCATTACTTCCCCTCCCCTTCCCTTAAAAAAACCCTACTCATTCCACTTGTCCTGTAAAACAATTTCGATGGCATCCGATAACTGTTACATTAATCAGGTGCCTCCCCgaaagaaaggggggaaaaacggGAGAAATCGCAGACGATGGGAACTAGGAGAGTAGTAGTCAACCAGCCGTTCGTGCTTCTATTGCTGATGCGCTCTCCGGCTCTCCCGTCTGTCTGTTTCCCCTCGGTGCGCTGTTGCCCGACCCGCTATGACTATTGATTTATCGATTGCCAcacagcaagagagagagagagagagaaggactCAACTGAAGAACCACCAGACAGTGGGAGAGGGAGAGATGGATCGAAAAGAGGGTGGCAAGTCGGAAATGAGAGGGTGGATGGGAGATAGGATAGAAGAAAAGACATGCCACCAGGCCAAGTTTCCAGTCGTTGGTGTCGACACCAACCGTCTCCGCTGCTCTAAATGTACCTCGATTTCTCTTCCGACGAAATTTTCGtacccatttcttttttctgacgttCCGTTTAATCAAAAACCTTCCTGTGTGGCTCGTTTAACTTCCGTGTGACTGTGGGTTAGGATTTAGGATCGAGTGAGTGGGGATGGAGGGATGGGGGTTTACTTGGTCGCCGCCATCGGAACCACACAGCCAAGTCCATCAACATTACAACAGACCGACAGATGGCTCTCGCACCCATCGGTCTCGCCCAAAGAAAACATCCAAAAAGAAGTAGTGATTTATTTtgtaacattgaaaatttccgtctagaaatcttttttttttttttttttttactatcaaGACAAGCTTAAACACATTCGGGTTGATAAAGAGGCAATACATACGCAAAGCTTGATCACCCTTCCCTCGCCAATGACCACCATAAGGTTCATGTGTAGCTATCCGCCGATAACAAAACAAAgggggttggaaaaaaaagagcacaGGTGAAGAACTTACACACATTCCGTGACAGTATTATTTAAGGGAGTTAATTGTAGACTACAATGATTAAAAAATGCATCATGGTTATGTGCTGTGATGCCAATTGGGCGACAGAGAATCCACCTTACCGATATTGGGGTGCTGAAGTTTGCGGCAGATGCGGGCCTCTCGTTCCAGTTTCTGGAAATCTGTTAAgacaatcaaaatgaaatcattaattCACGCGGCTGAGCGATGCACTTTGAACggctgcacacacacagacaattATCATTTCCACGAATTCTCTTCAagtaaaagcttttttttaaacaaaaaagaaaaaggaccgAGAGGGTGTGGCTGGGATGTACTTGGGGGCCGCCGGCACCTGTTGCAAAGGATAAGAGGGTCCATGTATTTATACCAACAGAGACACACTCGGTTTTGATGAGCagcattttttccaaaattcatGAGCCAGGCGTTGTCTCTGTTTGTTCCAATGGATTTCATGACCGCCCATACTAATCAGCATCAATTGGTGCCGGACTGTGGTGCAACTCATTTCATCAATAATCTGCTTGTCGGCTACATATGAAGCATGGACGTCAATAACATAACGGCGGCGGGGGGAGAGGGGGATAATTGGTGATGGGTGGAGGGCGGAAACGACCGTCGGTTTACCGTTTATCGGAAGAGTAAAAACGCCATCTGGAGCGATTCGGTTGTATAAGAGTCGAAGCTCGCAAAGCGGCACGCACCACTACgaggaattgaaaaagagatcAACCAAaagtctctcttctctctctcgtttttctGACTTTTGAATTGGTGAAACTTTGCGTGCGTGCGTGCGCGCGTGCGCGCACGCtactgcttcttcttctccttccccCCTGTGGAAACAAAATCCgtccaggaaaaaagaaaaaagaaaaagaaagaaagatgcctttctttatttctctctctctccttcttcgaATGGGTGGAATAGGTGGATCAATAAATTCACATGGCGTGGAAACGGGCCGAGCTTTGTCCGTCCCATAATCGCATCACATTCGAAGACGAAGTGGATGAacaagaatatatatatcgaAAACGCATCAAAgatcttttgtttcgttttcttcttctcttcttttttacgactttgattgtttttggagctttttttttcgtatgtACTACGTACACCAAGTCGTGTAGTTTGACGACAAGGTTTCGAACCCGTCCTACTTTTTGTCATCACTGTCCATTTCCGACATTGGTCGCAGTAGAAGACAAGGACAAACTCTTTTCTCCCGTGTCCAACCGCCGGCCCAAGGAAGGAAAACGACGGCGGCCGTACATAATAACGACAATGATTGCCGATCGCTCCATGATTTCCAACATACCCAAATCAAGGAGGAGGGAAACTCGATCTGCAACTGTTTGACTCCTGTGCCTATTATTTGCCGACGACGATATGATTACACGGCAACtggtatttttctctctttttctctctttttctttttttttagcttttctatgattaaataaaaagaactcgACACGACCAGTTAAGACGACGTGAGGGTCTTGTTGCACTCAAAGTCGACCGATATTACGTACATTCCTGGCCTCCTCCCCCCCTCCACTCGTGGCGCTGGACGAAAGTGATATTGAAAGATAACACAACACCACCAGCAgcgtcttcgtcgtcgttcCAGAACAATGGCGACCTGTACAATTTCCTTGTCCAGAGTCGCAGCAATGGCAGTCGCAGCAATCCCTGCAGCCACTTCTGGGTTTTACGAGCCTTGGCTGTGCCACCATTAGACGGTATAGTCTGGGGCGTTCctcgtctctttctcttgccccttttttttgcctGGGATTCGCGCCAATCCTGGCGGCCGTCTTTAGGCATCGATCACTGGGGCGACGTGTGCAGCACGTTGCCTAACCGCCTCCTGCGATGCGGGAGCGGACGCAGTCACGCTTTCGACGTTAGACGCCATGCAACGCGACGATAGGACCCAGCCACCGTGCTCACCACCACCGACAGGCCCATTTCCCTTCAAATGatcaaagtgaaaaaaaaggactttgGCTGAAACCTCTCCAACATGAGAAGGGTGGGGTAGAGGAAGATATCAGCCAAACACTTGACGACGACattgtgtgtaaaaaataaaaaacggttcacacacacacacacaaagacaCAATGACGCAATCATCCCCGCAACCGGGAGTGAATAACAAGTGATTCCGGAGTTGACCCAGttgctttgctgctgctgttaagCGCTCCAATTATTTATGCAGAGACGTGGAAATTtactagttaaaaaaaaaggagggtgtgtgtgtgtgcccagACGCGCCTATTGGCTCCGGCCAATTCGTGATTAAGGTGGAATGCGCTCTTATTATTCCTTCGGGGTCATTCCGAAGACGTTCAGTTCATTAACAACTCCGATAATGAGAAAGAGAAGGCGCAATAAGACCATTAAAAGCGATAGGAATTGAATCTACAAAGGCCTGATAATGATGTAGCAGCTGCTGCACTTTCAccgtcactttttctttttctttcttcttctgctgcttcTTCCAGCTACACTTTTTCTTccgtgtaataataataagagttGGCTTTCATCacggctttttttctcttccggaGGGTATTGATTTCAGTCCAACGTCGCTCGCACTTTTTCCTCGACCTGCTACTATACCTTCATATCTGATCCGATTacagtcttcttcttcttcttcttcttcgttttttcttcttttcttttttttttttcgcatggTCTTTTCATAGAATCCAAGTCCGACTGATTCAATCACCTAGGTGAtgatcgagtttttttttccccagtaTATAGCGTCTTCTATATACTTTCTATATAATCTCTCCCGTCTGTATCCaacgtcttttttctctcgcaGCAGATGAGAGCGACAGTGTCAGTCACTTGATTGGGTTTCCATGGAAAGGAagcgcgagagagagagagagaaagagaaaaggaaaaaaaggctgTACGATTTCTACTTCATTAGGtcgcatgtgtgtgtgtgtctggccAGCAGAAATGATGCGCTCCAGTCTAGTAGAGTATCTATGGTTTTAGTTTCTTTGGgtgtgaaaaaggaaatatctTTCCGCGTGCagccagagaagaagaagctattgGCTGACCcaaatttttggttgttttgttttcgatcaTGCGACGAATTGGCCGCTGGCCAGCCTTTACTCAACCCCCGCCACTGCACTGATATAAAAGGGGCtccagaaagagagaggggacCAGACAATCCGTGCACGGGCCAAAATGATAGGCACGAGGAGGGCGAAACGGTTCGCCCCGCGAGTtctaaaaacgaaaacaaccGACAgttgccaaaaaaataaaaaagaagaggaaaggcCAAGGAAAGGATCAGAgaaggaaaggaaaaggaaaaggaaggaagaataaatagaaaaatgacaAGTCAACAGAAAATTGAAACTCACCTCGAGCCGACAACTTTTTGGTGTTGATGATCTTGGCCGCAAACTCCAACCCAGTGGATTTTTGGACGCATCGCCGCACAATCGAAAAGGCTCCCCtattcaaaaagtaaaaagaaatcgaatcaaatATACAAAAACGCACAGAAGACAACTTGTAGCAATGAGAATCGAACGGACGGATATCATTGGCTTAAAGGCAACGTCCTTATGGTGTCACGTGACACGGCGCACCGCGGCGCACCGGTCCTTAGAGGGAAAGAAACgaggaaacacaaaaattatctttctttctttttctttttttgatgtCCGCCCAAAACGAGTCCAGccgtcaaaagaaaatcggCCAGAAACGAGAGGCATCGTTATTCGGTCGTTACACAGagcctcttttttattaactaTTTCGATATGGCCGATTCCACCGTCCAGCCTCTTTtagatcgatttttttttctacaaatattattttttttttattccagttGGTCATcaaacgcttttttttttttttttgtttcccaacAACTGAGCGCGGAGGCCTTTTCTAACCATCGTAACCGCTACCAAACGTCGACTACCAACCATGAACGCCGGGTACCGATCAATAGAGCTACACGACCAgggactcttttttctttcgttctttctctctcccgtctCTCGCCCAGTACCGCatgccatttttcttcctccccctttttttcttcccttcttctttaccCTGTTCTCAAATAGTAGACTATTAGCAGGTACATAACGTCTCCCACCAGATGCCagagtttaaacaaattggtGCCTTCTCTGCCCCGAAATTTCCATGGCAAATGACGGGCCATTCTTCACGGGATCGATCggtaacaacaaaaaaaaaggagatgaatttcgaattcaaatgaagaaaggAGCATATCTCATAACTGTGCGTGAAATATCTGAAATCAATTTGATCCTTCCTGTCAGGGTGGGTGGGGTGGAAGCCAACAACGACACCTCGCCACTGGCCGTGTGAAACACGGGGCGGGAGGGTTCGCCCTCCCCCTAGTTCCCACTAACCCATGCCGATTTATTTATAGAATggccatacacacacacaagttctgTGTAcagtgaaaaacaaacgatGAAATGGAACTGTTGATCGATCAGAAGGGAAAAGAGCGAACGCTGTCGCCAAACAAAAGGGTGTGGAATATCGGAAACTACTCTGGCCAGCTgagaggagcagcagcagcagcaggagcagctccTACTCCCACTATATGGATCCTGTGCAAAAGATGGATTCGGGGGACGGATGGATGCGATAGGTTCAAAGAATGTGCGGGCCCATTCGCGGGTTGGTGGATTTGACAAAGGAGTCGCCAGGGACCAACAGAAACCTCGAAGCATAATCATCTCAACGTGATGCCGTGATGTGGTACACTCGACACGCTACCTCGTGCCGCGCCCACCTCCAGCAACATCACGGAGCCCCAGCCCCAGCCCCAGCCCCCCAGCCCCCAAAACCACCACTACCGGGTATTTGCCGGGTGGATCTTAGTCACGTCCGTGCCAATCCAACAAAATCTCGAGTCTTTATcgcttctctctctactcCTCGAATCTGCTCAggttcttctctcttttttagccACCGGGAAATTCGACACGCCGGAATATTCACGACCGCTCGTGTCGTGTTGTCCGTGAGTGATTCCAAGACACGGGGGCTTTTCTTATTGTTGTTTaacaattacaaattttgGTGAATCGTCCAATCCCCAGGTCATTcgatcatcatcttcatcttttggGCTTGGCTGGAtagctctgctctgctctg
This region of Daphnia pulex isolate KAP4 chromosome 9, ASM2113471v1 genomic DNA includes:
- the LOC124202920 gene encoding calcium/calmodulin-dependent protein kinase type II alpha chain isoform X14; the protein is MALNATTRFSDNYELKEELGKGAFSIVRRCVQKSTGLEFAAKIINTKKLSARDFQKLEREARICRKLQHPNIVRLHDSIQEESFHYLVFDLVTGGELFEDIVAREFYSEADASHCIQQILESVNHCHQNGVVHRDLKPENLLLASKAKGAAVKLADFGLAIEVQGEQQAWFGFAGTPGYLSPEVLKKEPYGKPVDIWACGVILYILLVGYPPFWDEDQHRLYAQIKAGAYDYPSPEWDTVTPEAKNLINQMLTVNPAKRITAAEALKHPWICQRERVASVVHRQETVDCLKKFNARRKLKGAILTTMLATRNFSSRSIINKKSDGSNVKESTDSSTTIEEDDVKDQATKVEKSQVAPAVPAAPMAAVQHHRVGTQPADPMRPARKQEILKLTEQLLEAISAGDYETYAKICDPHVTSFEPEALGNLVEGLEFHKFFFDNLLGKNCKSINTLILNPHIHLMGEDAACIAYVRLTQFVDKQGQAHTQQNEETRVWYRRDGKWLNVHFHRSGASTPCTLPYHQNK
- the LOC124202920 gene encoding calcium/calmodulin-dependent protein kinase type II alpha chain isoform X5, with product MALNATTRFSDNYELKEELGKGAFSIVRRCVQKSTGLEFAAKIINTKKLSARDFQKLEREARICRKLQHPNIATHEPYGGHWRGKGDQALLRLHDSIQEESFHYLVFDLVTGGELFEDIVAREFYSEADASHCIQQILESVNHCHQNGVVHRDLKPENLLLASKAKGAAVKLADFGLAIEVQGEQQAWFGFAGTPGYLSPEVLKKEPYGKPVDIWACGVILYILLVGYPPFWDEDQHRLYAQIKAGAYDYPSPEWDTVTPEAKNLINQMLTVNPAKRITAAEALKHPWICQRERVASVVHRQETVDCLKKFNARRKLKGAILTTMLATRNFSSRSIINKKSDGSNVKESTDSSTTIEEDDVKEKSKGVVDRSSTVIAKEPEDQATKVEKSQVAPAVPAAPMAAVQHHRVGTQPADPMRPDVRLTATAKTCSQLPSNWNGSARKQEILKLTEQLLEAISAGDYETYAKICDPHVTSFEPEALGNLVEGLEFHKFFFDNLLGKNCKSINTLILNPHIHLMGEDAACIAYVRLTQFVDKQGQAHTQQNEETRVWYRRDGKWLNVHFHRSGASTPCTLPYHQNK
- the LOC124202920 gene encoding calcium/calmodulin-dependent protein kinase type II alpha chain isoform X6, which encodes MALNATTRFSDNYELKEELGKGAFSIVRRCVQKSTGLEFAAKIINTKKLSARDFQKLEREARICRKLQHPNIVRLHDSIQEESFHYLVFDLVTGGELFEDIVAREFYSEADASHCIQQILESVNHCHQNGVVHRDLKPENLLLASKAKGAAVKLADFGLAIEVQGEQQAWFGFAGTPGYLSPEVLKKEPYGKPVDIWACGVILYILLVGYPPFWDEDQHRLYAQIKAGAYDYPSPEWDTVTPEAKNLINQMLTVNPAKRITAAEALKHPWICQRERVASVVHRQETVDCLKKFNARRKLKGAILTTMLATRNFSSRSIINKKSDGSNVKESTDSSTTIEEDDVKEKSKGVVDRSSTVIAKEPEDQATKVEKSQVAPAVPAAPMAAVQHHRVGTQPADPMRPDVRLTATAKTCSQLPSNWNGSARKQEILKLTEQLLEAISAGDYETYAKICDPHVTSFEPEALGNLVEGLEFHKFFFDNLLGKNCKSINTLILNPHIHLMGEDAACIAYVRLTQFVDKQGQAHTQQNEETRVWYRRDGKWLNVHFHRSGASTPCTLPYHQNK
- the LOC124202920 gene encoding calcium/calmodulin-dependent protein kinase type II alpha chain isoform X7; protein product: MALNATTRFSDNYELKEELGKGAFSIVRRCVQKSTGLEFAAKIINTKKLSARDFQKLEREARICRKLQHPNIATHEPYGGHWRGKGDQALLRLHDSIQEESFHYLVFDLVTGGELFEDIVAREFYSEADASHCIQQILESVNHCHQNGVVHRDLKPENLLLASKAKGAAVKLADFGLAIEVQGEQQAWFGFAGTPGYLSPEVLKKEPYGKPVDIWACGVILYILLVGYPPFWDEDQHRLYAQIKAGAYDYPSPEWDTVTPEAKNLINQMLTVNPAKRITAAEALKHPWICQRERVASVVHRQETVDCLKKFNARRKLKGAILTTMLATRNFSSRSIINKKSDGSNVKESTDSSTTIEEDDVKDQATKVEKSQVAPAVPAAPMAAVQHHRVGTQPADPMRPDVRLTATAKTCSQLPSNWNGSARKQEILKLTEQLLEAISAGDYETYAKICDPHVTSFEPEALGNLVEGLEFHKFFFDNLLGKNCKSINTLILNPHIHLMGEDAACIAYVRLTQFVDKQGQAHTQQNEETRVWYRRDGKWLNVHFHRSGASTPCTLPYHQNK